The stretch of DNA CCTTTCATTTTCATAGCGATACGCGTTACAGTTTGTAAAAGTGGAATCGTATGCGGTTCCGTTGTAAATGGCTCCACCGTCCTTTTCAGAAGTGCAGTCAGTAAATGTACAGTTGATTATTGTACATGTTCCATAAACTGCAGAGTAGTTTTTGGTAAAACTGTTTTTAAAATTGATGTTTTTCAAGGTTACTTTGGCATTGTTGACATGGAATATGTTTGATTTTCCGTTTGCATCAATTGTATGACCCTGCCCGTCAATGGTAATTGCCTTTGAGATTGTAACCCTGTTTGAAGATTGTGAATTAATATAATCCTTATCTAAAGTCAATGTTTTCCCGCTTGAAGTTCCGCTCACCAGACTTGACAGTTCGCCAAAGTCACCTTCAGAAACTTCAAGTTCATCTGTTGGTTCTGCTGTGAGAACCTCGTCCGTCGTGTCAGTAATGTTTGCATCGGCCGCGCTTACGGCACCGAGTGTAAAAATAAGCAAGAGTATACTGACCAGTATAATCATATTAAATTTCAAAATATACAACCCCTAAAAAATTTTTTTAAAACTTAATTTATGATTAATTTTTTAAAGTTAATATATATTTCTGAATGGAAAATTTGTTTTCCAAGTGATATTTTGTTAAAAAAAGAAGAAAAAAATAGAGAAGTTGAATCTCTATTTGATTGTTATTGAACGTGTTTTTGTTTCTGCAAGATATTTGTAGTTGCCGGCATAACTGGTTTTTAGGGTGTAGGTTCCAGGTGCCAGATCAGACAGTGTGAGTGTTGCTACACCTTTAACTATTTGAGCTTTGTATGTGCTTCCGTTGACTTCAAATTTCACGTTTCCAGGTGCATCTTCAGCAATGCTTGCAGTAAGAACGGTCTTTCCGTCCACAGTGGCTTTTGAAACGGACAGTTCAGGAGAAATCTTTGCCACTTCAAAGCTGCTTTTTATGGTTTGGGTATTATAATATGCATTTCCGGAATAATACACATGCAGGTTATAACTGCCTACGCTTAAACCTGGAATTGAAATATTCGCCCAATTATTTTCAATGCTGCTTTTATTTGAAAATATTGTTGTTTTGTTTGCATCTGAAATTGTAAACCATATGTTGCCGTTAATATTTTTCACGTTAACTTTAACTGTCACATCTTTGCCGGGAGCCCAATTTGAGACTTCTACAGAATTGATAGGGGTTCCCTTAACCACTTCAAAAGTGTCCTTAATGGTTTGCGCATTATAATTGGTGCTGCCGGCATAGTATATATGTACCTTATACTTTCCTAATTTAAGGCCTGAAACGGATTGGGTGGCTACTCCATTTTCAATATGGATTTTATCGGTTAAGATTTTAGTATTGCTTGCATCCGAAATGGTAAACCATACATTACCGTTGATTTTGCTGCTGGACATAATTGCAGTAATTGTTGCATTATCGCCAAATCCAACCTGATTGGACATATTGACTGAACTTATTGGAGTTGCCTTAACCACAGTTATTGAAAGTGTCACATCCTGTGCTGCAAAATATGCGCTGCCGGCATAACTCACTTTAATATCATTCACCCCTACTTTCAAAACATTTAAAGGAATGCTTAAGGAAGTTGTATTGGATGTTTTTAAAACTTTATGGGATGCGCCGTTAACGGTAATGTGCAGATTGCCAGGCACACGATTGCTTTTCAGGGAAATGTCAAGTGTAGGATTTTCTCCATCATAGGCCACTTCTTTTTTGTCATATGAAACATAATTGTAATAATTGTAAGCCTTAATATAACTAATTGGATTACATTTATTCACTTTAAAGGCCATTGTTTTAGTTTGAGCATTGTAATTAGTATCTCCCGCATAAGTTGCTACAATATTATGTGAACCTAACTTTAAAATACCCAAAGGAATAGAAATTGAAGAACGGCCGTTGATATTTACTATTTTTGATATTCCGTCTATGGTAACATTAAAATAACCCGGCACATTATTGTTTTTCAGTGCAATAGCGAGTCTAGCACTGGTAAATGAAAATTCAACTTTTTTCATGTTCTCAGAAATGTATGGATTTACAATCCTAAACAGAAAAATCGGGTCGGTTTTCAATACATTAAAGGTAAGTGCTTTGGTTTGCGCTGAAAAGTATGCACTTCCTGCATAGCTTACTTTAATATCATATGAACCTACATTTAAAACACCTAACGGAATCAATAAATAATAATCGTAGCTGTAACCGCTGCCTGAAGAGGTTTTAATTGTTTGAGTAACGCCATTTATAGTAATGTGGACATTTCCCGGCACGCTGTCGTCAAACATTAAAATTTTAAGTGAGGAATTTTCGTTGATAAAAGTAACGTTCCTATTGTAATTAACATTAAGTCCTGTAACATAAATGCTTTTAATTGGATTTTTTTTAACAACATTAAATGAAATGTTTTCGGTTTGAGCATTATAGTTTGCACTTCCAGCATAACTCACTTTAATATTATTTATGCCCAAATTCAAAACGCCTAAATCAACATAAATATTATAAGAAGTTTTAATTTTAATCTTTTGAGTAATGCCATTCACTTCAATATGCACATTGCCAGGCACATTATTATAATTCATCATAATGTTAAGTGTGGCATTTTTACCGTCATAATAATATTCTC from Methanobrevibacter sp. YE315 encodes:
- a CDS encoding Ig-like domain repeat protein; its protein translation is MKLNKILLVSIILLFIFTLGAVSAADENITDTTDEVLSADPVDEVLSINSTDELESAQQGDFTELKSLVSGTSSGKTLTLEKDYVIDESGGYVEITKAINIDGQGHTIYGNNMKRIFVVNSQNVVLKNINFVNGYCGILSNEKNCRAINCSFVNCSSDYGGAIDGGNAYNCTFVNCFARMSGGAIDGGNAYNCTFVNCTTKNSNAAIVWGDDYNCTFVNCRNNAAIQSILVSSGNYIRISVAGDGRAPGNVNITANGKTKVVKTGWGYFDLGYLDVGLYNVTVSYAGSDKFEAQTITSTFEVTKIDPIYGIEVKGMNNGEYYYDGKNATLNIMMNYNNVPGNVHIEVNGITQKIKIKTSYNIYVDLGVLNLGINNIKVSYAGSANYNAQTENISFNVVKKNPIKSIYVTGLNVNYNRNVTFINENSSLKILMFDDSVPGNVHITINGVTQTIKTSSGSGYSYDYYLLIPLGVLNVGSYDIKVSYAGSAYFSAQTKALTFNVLKTDPIFLFRIVNPYISENMKKVEFSFTSARLAIALKNNNVPGYFNVTIDGISKIVNINGRSSISIPLGILKLGSHNIVATYAGDTNYNAQTKTMAFKVNKCNPISYIKAYNYYNYVSYDKKEVAYDGENPTLDISLKSNRVPGNLHITVNGASHKVLKTSNTTSLSIPLNVLKVGVNDIKVSYAGSAYFAAQDVTLSITVVKATPISSVNMSNQVGFGDNATITAIMSSSKINGNVWFTISDASNTKILTDKIHIENGVATQSVSGLKLGKYKVHIYYAGSTNYNAQTIKDTFEVVKGTPINSVEVSNWAPGKDVTVKVNVKNINGNIWFTISDANKTTIFSNKSSIENNWANISIPGLSVGSYNLHVYYSGNAYYNTQTIKSSFEVAKISPELSVSKATVDGKTVLTASIAEDAPGNVKFEVNGSTYKAQIVKGVATLTLSDLAPGTYTLKTSYAGNYKYLAETKTRSITIK